In the Wyeomyia smithii strain HCP4-BCI-WySm-NY-G18 chromosome 2, ASM2978416v1, whole genome shotgun sequence genome, one interval contains:
- the LOC129719797 gene encoding PTS-dependent dihydroxyacetone kinase 1, dihydroxyacetone-binding subunit DhaK-like encodes MLSNVNTSLSGYVRAHNGLRLIQDRNCIVRLDKEPSNHKVKLLSGGGSGHEPAHVGYVGYGMLDGAVCGDVFCSPSATAIVDCLRTIAKPSDEVLFIVNNYTGDRLNFGLAAERAAALYGYKKLMILLNDDDCSIEDELVRRSVGKRGLAGSVLLIKILGAMAELGHSVEEMHRFGNKMLRGGHLATFGFTFDIVNNSLVNIELGKGLHGEPGVYKMQACDNFESIIDFIMCNQENRNHF; translated from the coding sequence ATGCTCTCGAACGTGAACACCTCGTTATCTGGATACGTCCGAGCACACAACGGGCTCCGTTTGATTCAGGATCGAAATTGTATCGTTCGGTTAGACAAAGAACCTTCTAACCATAAGGTAAAACTTCTTTCTGGTGGAGGAAGTGGCCACGAACCAGCTCATGTAGGCTACGTTGGCTACGGAATGCTGGATGGAGCAGTTTGCGGTGATGTATTCTGTTCCCCATCGGCAACAGCAATAGTGGATTGTTTACGTACCATAGCGAAACCGAGTGATGAGGTTTTATTCATCGTCAATAACTACACCGGTGACAGGTTGAATTTCGGGCTGGCAGCAGAACGCGCCGCGGCACTTTATGGTTATAAGAAGCTAATGATTCTACTAAACGATGATGATTGTTCGATCGAGGACGAATTGGTGAGAAGATCAGTCGGCAAGCGAGGTTTGGCTGGATCTGTTCTGCTGATAAAAATATTGGGAGCAATGGCTGAATTGGGACATAGCGTCGAAGAGATGCACCGATTCGGGAATAAAATGTTACGTGGAGGTCATTTGGCAACGTTCGGATTCACTTTCGACATAGTCAACAATAGCTTGGTTAACATCGAGCTTGGAAAAGGACTTCATGGTGAACCTGGAGTGTACAAAATGCAGGCGTGTGATAACTTCGAATCAATAATCGATTTTATTATGTGCAATCAAGAGAATAGAAACCACTTCTGA
- the LOC129723524 gene encoding ubiquitin carboxyl-terminal hydrolase 47 isoform X2, with protein sequence MVCSEVEEAQCVIRDPRSDSQQKRFIIKVRSHYTVAQLYNDVRLQTIFPDFELVLPTSEDTSTTDGITLHDKKHRKLADVGIKFGGRNNLIIIPRVEDYSSTDITVETEMSSDDDLVLGASASPIESSNYNMPAPPPLPAPFETTVPLLDTQSSVSQSRLRRYNGEHSQYAQRNYRGLVNQAMTCYLNSLLQALFMTPEFRNALYNWEFDGEDEGKSIPYQLQKLFVNLQTSPKSAVETTDLTRSFGWDSAEGWQQHDIQELCRVMFDALERKFKNTKQADLINRLYEGKMIDYVKCLECNTEKQREDKFLDIPLPVRPFGSIVAYESIEDAMRAFVQPEILDGNNQYHCETCNKKCDAHKGLKFTKFPYILTLHLKRFDFDYQTFHRIKLNDKVTFPQSLNLNNFINAVPTHGVDKCVSVGADTANGNGIPPMQMETAENFMKTYDECSTTDSGSALEEDSSFQNGTSVSSTTTTPNDHFMNQDDDEGIDMDLNGDSKSPSVSNFNAPGPYVYELFAIMIHSGSASGGHYYAYIKDFQSSNWYSFNDQTVSTITQDDIQKSFGGGASKTYYSGAYSSSTNAYMLMYRQVDPSKNKSPIKEEEFPDHIKKLMSKIRESEAGRSRVDTDAIQVKVYFDNPKTRAIKHYKMYLPNESTLAETLREAYEVLKVKGIVPIERCRLVAYDHQRENIERSFEGRDEETIDDIMKHLQQSSELLLETRAEHEVFEPYLLQGVMTKVYKLELSTRDVEGPISIRASKIQSVLDYKKIIARKLQMNTANMIVAINEYKEGAKLLTDNAATLGDEGFIQYCKVFVTVNNTDDPDFIAKFKDFANRLDHVISLFFVLPNMDTETLKNLAIPRFVAKSFSSTLMNGSAVQDVSMVAVNNDSNSEDSSLSDNDRTLVEDDVVHKQLNGDVSNLHFTNGISTNGFAGSGTDIEEDDEEESYLAECRKNYYFKVSPVEYHNQNSDSGAEEDTSSSSRNEKVIVVLIDKRSSHGFLKYKLQSYLRIPMEYFKLFKTAGVGQQEATNLKEELNVYNDGERLTIELGRVLRKGEYKINLYYFNVNDLTDDTEKLPFLCNWFVRNGELVGQIKRDILAHLVSIDNKYSTLTFDRCRLRKKSWKSISKVFTDDQKIGTDVSLSSTSDMVLQEVDDLDSCTPVHFNDIVILVRRWSPSEMKLGKIQEILFPDKSELKNLLSQLSGIPEENIEYAKLQLRDSVSVMQIHNILQWTSTPALAADSLSNNFLDGNMFYYRDKTEVLKELTPEERKELTKKDIRSSSTYSPRRERALKIYVDASPKKVDD encoded by the exons atcACTTTGCACGATAAAAAGCACCGAAAATTAGCAGATGTAGGTATAAAGTTTGGAGGTCGTAACAACCTGATTATCATACCCAGAGTGGAAGATTATTCATCTACG GACATAACAGTCGAGACGGAGATGTCTTCCGATGATGATCTGGTTCTAGGAGCATCAGCAAGCCCAATAGAATCGTCAAATTATAATATGCCTGCCCCGCCGCCACTTCCAGCACCGTTCGAAACGACGGTGCCGCTGTTAGACACACAGAGCTCCGTGTCACAATCACGGCTACGTCGCTATAACGGAGAGCACTCGCAATATGCACAGCGCAACTATCGTGGTCTAGTAAATCAGGCCATGACATGCTACCTGAACAGTCTCCTGCAGGCACTTTTCATGACGCCGGAATTCCGCAATGCGTTATACAATTGGGAGTTTGACGGAGAAGACGAGGGAAAATCCATCCCCTACCAGTTGCAAAAGTTGTTCGTAAATTTGCAAACCTCACCAAAATCTGCCGTAGAAACTACGGATCTGACGCGTAGTTTTGGATGGGATTCCGCAGAGGGTTGGCAACAGCATGATATCCAAGAACTCTGTCGAGTCATGTTCGATGCCTTAGAGCGGAAATTCAAAAATACCAAACAAGCGGATCTAATCAATCGCTTATACGAAGGTAAAATGATCGATTATGTCAAATGCTTGGAATGTAACACCGAGAAGCAACGCGAGGATAAATTTCTCGATATTCCACTACCGGTGCGACCTTTCGGAAGCATTGTAGCGTACGAAAGCATTGAAGACGCCATGCGCGCATTCGTCCAGCCCGAAATACTGGATGGTAACAATCAGTATCACTGTGAGACATGTAACAAAAAGTGCGACGCCCATAAGGGACTGAAGTTTACCAAGTTTCCTTATATTCTGACGCTTCATCTTAAGCGGTTTGATTTTGACTATCAAACGTTTCATCGAATCAAACTAAATGATAA AGTTACCTTCCCACAGTCATTGAACCTGAACAACTTCATCAACGCCGTCCCAACGCATGGTGTTGATAAATGTGTATCTGTGGGGGCGGATACAGCCAACGGAAATGGTATTCCTCCGATGCAAATGGAAACGGCGGaaaatttcatgaaaacatATGACGAATGCAGCACAACCGACAGTGGCTCTGCTCTGGAGGAGGATTCTTCCTTCCAAAACGGTACTTCTGTATCATCAACGACAACCACTCCAAACGATCATTTCATGAATCAG GATGATGATGAAGGCATCGATATGGACTTGAATGGAGACAGTAAGTCACCGTCAGTTAGCAACTTCAACGCGCCAGGTCCGTATGTTTATGAACTTTTCGCAATCATGATTCACTCCGGCAGCGCTTCTGGAGGACACTATTACGCGTACATAAAAGATTTCCAAAGCAGTAATTGGTACTCGTTTAACGATCAAACTGTGTCGACG ATTACTCAGGATGACATTCAAAAATCGTTTGGTGGTGGTGCTTCGAAGACATACTACTCTGGTGCGTACAGTTCCAGCACCAATGCGTATATGTTAATGTACCGACAGGTTGATCCATCGAAAAATAAGTCCCCTATAAAGGAGGAAGAGTTTCCAGATCACATAAAG AAATTGATGTCGAAGATCAGGGAGTCGGAAGCTGGTCGCAGCAGAGTTGATACGGACGCTATTCAAGTCAAAGTTTACTTCGATAATCCCAAAACGCGGGCCATTAAACACTATAAAATGTACCTGCCAAACGAAAGCACCTTAGCCGAAACACTGAGAGAAGCTTATGAAGTGCTAAAAGTGAAGGGTATTGTTCCCATCGAACGCTGCCGCTTGGTCGCTTACGATCACCAAAGGGAAAACATTGAAAGGAGTTTCGAAGGACGAGATGAGGAAACG ATTGATGACATTATGAAACACCTGCAACAGAGTAGTGAACTGCTGCTGGAAACTCGCGCAGAGCACGAAGTTTTCGAACCCTACCTTCTGCAGGGTGTCATGACTAAAGTCTATAAATTAGAACTCAGTACGCGAGATGTCGAAGGACCAATCTCGATACGAGCTAGCAAGATACAAAGCGTGCTGGATTATAAGAAGATTATTGCCCGCAAACTGCAAATGAATACAGCCAACATGATCGTAGCAATTAATGAATACAAGGAAGGTGCAAAGTTACTGACAGACAACGCAGCAACTCTGGGAGATGAGGGCTTTATTCAGTATTGCAAAGTGTTTGTGACGGTTAACAATACAGACGACCCTGACTTTATCGCCAAATTTAAGGATTTCGCGAATCGGTTGGATCACGTAATAAGCTTGTTCTTCGTGCTACCAAATATGGACACAG AAACACTGAAGAACCTAGCGATCCCAAGATTTGTGGCCAAATCTTTCTCGAGTACGTTAATGAACGGCTCAGCGGTACAAGATGTATCGATGGTGGCTGTTAACAACGACAGCAATAGTGAGGATAGCAGTCTAAGTGATAATGATCGAACGTTGGTAGAGGATGATGTGGTACACAAGCAATTGAATGGAGATGTTAGCAATTTGCATTTCACCAATGGTATCAGCACTAATGGATTTGCTGGCAGTGGCACTGACATCGAGGAAGATGATGAGGAAGAGTCATACTTAGCGGAGTGCCGGAAGAATTACTATTTCAAAGTCAGTCCAGTTGAGTACCATAATCAAAACTCCGATTCGGGCGCGGAAGAAGACACCAGTAGCAGTAGTCGTAATGAGAAAGTAATCGTG GTTCTAATCGATAAACGATCAAGTCATGGATTCCTAAAATATAAGCTGCAATCGTATCTGCGTATACCAATGGAGTATTTCAAGTTGTTCAAGACCGCTGGTGTTGGGCAACAGGAGGCTACAAATCTGAAAGAAGAGTTGAATGTTTACAA CGATGGCGAACGACTCACTATTGAATTGGGCCGAGTATTGCGCAAAGGTGAATACAAGATTAACTTGTACTATTTCAACGTGAACGACTTGACAGACGATACTGAAAAACTTCCCTTTCTCTGTAACTGGTTTGTTCGAAACGGAGAGCTGGTGGGACAAATAAAACGGGACATTCTCGCACATCTCGTTTCCATAGATAATAAGTACAGCACACTGACTTTTGATCGTTGCCGGTTGCGTAAGAAAAGCTGGAAAAGCATTTCTAAAGTGTTCACAGACGATCAGAAAATCGGTACGGATGTGTCGCTATCCAGCACTTCTGAC ATGGTTTTGCAAGAAGTTGACGATCTTGATAGTTGTACTCCTGTACACTTTAATGATATTGTGATTCTAGTTCGAAGATGGAGTCCATCTGAAATGAAGTTAGGGAAAATTCAAGAAATCTTATTCCCAG ATAAATCAGAACTGAAAAACCTCCTGTCTCAACTAAGTGGAATTCCTGAGGAAAACATTGAATACGCCAAACTACAACTACGAGACTCTGTCTCTGTGATGCAGATCCATAATATTCTACAATGGACTTCTACACCTGCTTTAGCCGCTGACAGTCTAAGCAATAACTTCCTGGATGGTAATATGTTCTACTACAG AGACAAAACGGAAGTGCTAAAGGAGCTGACACCCGAGGAGCGCAAAGAGCTCACTAAAAAGGATATTCGAAGCAGTAGCACCTACTCACCACGGCGGGAGCGCGCCCTTAAGATTTATGTGGACGCTTCCCCGAAGAAGGTCGATGACTGA
- the LOC129723524 gene encoding ubiquitin carboxyl-terminal hydrolase 47 isoform X1: MPIGRPLEKQRFAHSTMVCSEVEEAQCVIRDPRSDSQQKRFIIKVRSHYTVAQLYNDVRLQTIFPDFELVLPTSEDTSTTDGITLHDKKHRKLADVGIKFGGRNNLIIIPRVEDYSSTDITVETEMSSDDDLVLGASASPIESSNYNMPAPPPLPAPFETTVPLLDTQSSVSQSRLRRYNGEHSQYAQRNYRGLVNQAMTCYLNSLLQALFMTPEFRNALYNWEFDGEDEGKSIPYQLQKLFVNLQTSPKSAVETTDLTRSFGWDSAEGWQQHDIQELCRVMFDALERKFKNTKQADLINRLYEGKMIDYVKCLECNTEKQREDKFLDIPLPVRPFGSIVAYESIEDAMRAFVQPEILDGNNQYHCETCNKKCDAHKGLKFTKFPYILTLHLKRFDFDYQTFHRIKLNDKVTFPQSLNLNNFINAVPTHGVDKCVSVGADTANGNGIPPMQMETAENFMKTYDECSTTDSGSALEEDSSFQNGTSVSSTTTTPNDHFMNQDDDEGIDMDLNGDSKSPSVSNFNAPGPYVYELFAIMIHSGSASGGHYYAYIKDFQSSNWYSFNDQTVSTITQDDIQKSFGGGASKTYYSGAYSSSTNAYMLMYRQVDPSKNKSPIKEEEFPDHIKKLMSKIRESEAGRSRVDTDAIQVKVYFDNPKTRAIKHYKMYLPNESTLAETLREAYEVLKVKGIVPIERCRLVAYDHQRENIERSFEGRDEETIDDIMKHLQQSSELLLETRAEHEVFEPYLLQGVMTKVYKLELSTRDVEGPISIRASKIQSVLDYKKIIARKLQMNTANMIVAINEYKEGAKLLTDNAATLGDEGFIQYCKVFVTVNNTDDPDFIAKFKDFANRLDHVISLFFVLPNMDTETLKNLAIPRFVAKSFSSTLMNGSAVQDVSMVAVNNDSNSEDSSLSDNDRTLVEDDVVHKQLNGDVSNLHFTNGISTNGFAGSGTDIEEDDEEESYLAECRKNYYFKVSPVEYHNQNSDSGAEEDTSSSSRNEKVIVVLIDKRSSHGFLKYKLQSYLRIPMEYFKLFKTAGVGQQEATNLKEELNVYNDGERLTIELGRVLRKGEYKINLYYFNVNDLTDDTEKLPFLCNWFVRNGELVGQIKRDILAHLVSIDNKYSTLTFDRCRLRKKSWKSISKVFTDDQKIGTDVSLSSTSDMVLQEVDDLDSCTPVHFNDIVILVRRWSPSEMKLGKIQEILFPDKSELKNLLSQLSGIPEENIEYAKLQLRDSVSVMQIHNILQWTSTPALAADSLSNNFLDGNMFYYRDKTEVLKELTPEERKELTKKDIRSSSTYSPRRERALKIYVDASPKKVDD, from the exons atcACTTTGCACGATAAAAAGCACCGAAAATTAGCAGATGTAGGTATAAAGTTTGGAGGTCGTAACAACCTGATTATCATACCCAGAGTGGAAGATTATTCATCTACG GACATAACAGTCGAGACGGAGATGTCTTCCGATGATGATCTGGTTCTAGGAGCATCAGCAAGCCCAATAGAATCGTCAAATTATAATATGCCTGCCCCGCCGCCACTTCCAGCACCGTTCGAAACGACGGTGCCGCTGTTAGACACACAGAGCTCCGTGTCACAATCACGGCTACGTCGCTATAACGGAGAGCACTCGCAATATGCACAGCGCAACTATCGTGGTCTAGTAAATCAGGCCATGACATGCTACCTGAACAGTCTCCTGCAGGCACTTTTCATGACGCCGGAATTCCGCAATGCGTTATACAATTGGGAGTTTGACGGAGAAGACGAGGGAAAATCCATCCCCTACCAGTTGCAAAAGTTGTTCGTAAATTTGCAAACCTCACCAAAATCTGCCGTAGAAACTACGGATCTGACGCGTAGTTTTGGATGGGATTCCGCAGAGGGTTGGCAACAGCATGATATCCAAGAACTCTGTCGAGTCATGTTCGATGCCTTAGAGCGGAAATTCAAAAATACCAAACAAGCGGATCTAATCAATCGCTTATACGAAGGTAAAATGATCGATTATGTCAAATGCTTGGAATGTAACACCGAGAAGCAACGCGAGGATAAATTTCTCGATATTCCACTACCGGTGCGACCTTTCGGAAGCATTGTAGCGTACGAAAGCATTGAAGACGCCATGCGCGCATTCGTCCAGCCCGAAATACTGGATGGTAACAATCAGTATCACTGTGAGACATGTAACAAAAAGTGCGACGCCCATAAGGGACTGAAGTTTACCAAGTTTCCTTATATTCTGACGCTTCATCTTAAGCGGTTTGATTTTGACTATCAAACGTTTCATCGAATCAAACTAAATGATAA AGTTACCTTCCCACAGTCATTGAACCTGAACAACTTCATCAACGCCGTCCCAACGCATGGTGTTGATAAATGTGTATCTGTGGGGGCGGATACAGCCAACGGAAATGGTATTCCTCCGATGCAAATGGAAACGGCGGaaaatttcatgaaaacatATGACGAATGCAGCACAACCGACAGTGGCTCTGCTCTGGAGGAGGATTCTTCCTTCCAAAACGGTACTTCTGTATCATCAACGACAACCACTCCAAACGATCATTTCATGAATCAG GATGATGATGAAGGCATCGATATGGACTTGAATGGAGACAGTAAGTCACCGTCAGTTAGCAACTTCAACGCGCCAGGTCCGTATGTTTATGAACTTTTCGCAATCATGATTCACTCCGGCAGCGCTTCTGGAGGACACTATTACGCGTACATAAAAGATTTCCAAAGCAGTAATTGGTACTCGTTTAACGATCAAACTGTGTCGACG ATTACTCAGGATGACATTCAAAAATCGTTTGGTGGTGGTGCTTCGAAGACATACTACTCTGGTGCGTACAGTTCCAGCACCAATGCGTATATGTTAATGTACCGACAGGTTGATCCATCGAAAAATAAGTCCCCTATAAAGGAGGAAGAGTTTCCAGATCACATAAAG AAATTGATGTCGAAGATCAGGGAGTCGGAAGCTGGTCGCAGCAGAGTTGATACGGACGCTATTCAAGTCAAAGTTTACTTCGATAATCCCAAAACGCGGGCCATTAAACACTATAAAATGTACCTGCCAAACGAAAGCACCTTAGCCGAAACACTGAGAGAAGCTTATGAAGTGCTAAAAGTGAAGGGTATTGTTCCCATCGAACGCTGCCGCTTGGTCGCTTACGATCACCAAAGGGAAAACATTGAAAGGAGTTTCGAAGGACGAGATGAGGAAACG ATTGATGACATTATGAAACACCTGCAACAGAGTAGTGAACTGCTGCTGGAAACTCGCGCAGAGCACGAAGTTTTCGAACCCTACCTTCTGCAGGGTGTCATGACTAAAGTCTATAAATTAGAACTCAGTACGCGAGATGTCGAAGGACCAATCTCGATACGAGCTAGCAAGATACAAAGCGTGCTGGATTATAAGAAGATTATTGCCCGCAAACTGCAAATGAATACAGCCAACATGATCGTAGCAATTAATGAATACAAGGAAGGTGCAAAGTTACTGACAGACAACGCAGCAACTCTGGGAGATGAGGGCTTTATTCAGTATTGCAAAGTGTTTGTGACGGTTAACAATACAGACGACCCTGACTTTATCGCCAAATTTAAGGATTTCGCGAATCGGTTGGATCACGTAATAAGCTTGTTCTTCGTGCTACCAAATATGGACACAG AAACACTGAAGAACCTAGCGATCCCAAGATTTGTGGCCAAATCTTTCTCGAGTACGTTAATGAACGGCTCAGCGGTACAAGATGTATCGATGGTGGCTGTTAACAACGACAGCAATAGTGAGGATAGCAGTCTAAGTGATAATGATCGAACGTTGGTAGAGGATGATGTGGTACACAAGCAATTGAATGGAGATGTTAGCAATTTGCATTTCACCAATGGTATCAGCACTAATGGATTTGCTGGCAGTGGCACTGACATCGAGGAAGATGATGAGGAAGAGTCATACTTAGCGGAGTGCCGGAAGAATTACTATTTCAAAGTCAGTCCAGTTGAGTACCATAATCAAAACTCCGATTCGGGCGCGGAAGAAGACACCAGTAGCAGTAGTCGTAATGAGAAAGTAATCGTG GTTCTAATCGATAAACGATCAAGTCATGGATTCCTAAAATATAAGCTGCAATCGTATCTGCGTATACCAATGGAGTATTTCAAGTTGTTCAAGACCGCTGGTGTTGGGCAACAGGAGGCTACAAATCTGAAAGAAGAGTTGAATGTTTACAA CGATGGCGAACGACTCACTATTGAATTGGGCCGAGTATTGCGCAAAGGTGAATACAAGATTAACTTGTACTATTTCAACGTGAACGACTTGACAGACGATACTGAAAAACTTCCCTTTCTCTGTAACTGGTTTGTTCGAAACGGAGAGCTGGTGGGACAAATAAAACGGGACATTCTCGCACATCTCGTTTCCATAGATAATAAGTACAGCACACTGACTTTTGATCGTTGCCGGTTGCGTAAGAAAAGCTGGAAAAGCATTTCTAAAGTGTTCACAGACGATCAGAAAATCGGTACGGATGTGTCGCTATCCAGCACTTCTGAC ATGGTTTTGCAAGAAGTTGACGATCTTGATAGTTGTACTCCTGTACACTTTAATGATATTGTGATTCTAGTTCGAAGATGGAGTCCATCTGAAATGAAGTTAGGGAAAATTCAAGAAATCTTATTCCCAG ATAAATCAGAACTGAAAAACCTCCTGTCTCAACTAAGTGGAATTCCTGAGGAAAACATTGAATACGCCAAACTACAACTACGAGACTCTGTCTCTGTGATGCAGATCCATAATATTCTACAATGGACTTCTACACCTGCTTTAGCCGCTGACAGTCTAAGCAATAACTTCCTGGATGGTAATATGTTCTACTACAG AGACAAAACGGAAGTGCTAAAGGAGCTGACACCCGAGGAGCGCAAAGAGCTCACTAAAAAGGATATTCGAAGCAGTAGCACCTACTCACCACGGCGGGAGCGCGCCCTTAAGATTTATGTGGACGCTTCCCCGAAGAAGGTCGATGACTGA